A part of Oncorhynchus masou masou isolate Uvic2021 unplaced genomic scaffold, UVic_Omas_1.1 unplaced_scaffold_2426, whole genome shotgun sequence genomic DNA contains:
- the LOC135533519 gene encoding low affinity immunoglobulin gamma Fc region receptor II-b-like produces the protein LSPPASLSISPDRSQFFKFESVSLSCEVQGNSAGWRVVRNTSRGILSECNTDWGKQQGSSCNVSLITSHSGVYWCESGSGQHSHAVNITVHAGAVILESPALPVTEGDSVTLRCRHQVTPSDLTAVFYKDGSLIRAETTGEMTIPAVSKSDEGLYKCSSSKGESPESWMTVTATTPRPPTPSSSPPKALPPTLLLPLSVSGLVAALSISLIILLVLFCKRNKDGAAEPRDVTYDDVRIIQEPEPRRRREKSPGADRVDSAVKTVVLYKTLTYSHV, from the exons atcTCTCTCCTCCAGCGTCTCTGAGCATCAGTCCTGACAGATCTCAGTTCTTTAAatttgagtctgtctctctgagctgTGAGGTTCAGGGGAACTCTGCTGGATGGAGAGTGGTGAGGAACACATCGAGAGGAATCCTTTCAGAGTGTAATACTGACTGGGGAAAACAACAGGGGTCTTCATGCAACGTGTCACTAATAACATCGCACAGTGGAGTGTACTGGTGTGAGTCTGGGTCTGGACAACACAGCCATGCTGTCAACATCACAGTACATG ctggagctgtgatcctggagagccctgcccTTCCTGTGACTGAGGGAGATTCTGTGACTCTGCGCTGCAGACATCAGGTAACTCCCTCTGACCTCACAGCTGTTTTCTACAAAGATGGATCCCTCATCAGGGCTGAGACTACAGGAGAGATGACCATCCCTGCAGTATCCAAGTCAGATGAAGGACTCTACAAGTGTTCCAGCTCTAAAGGAGAATCACCAGAGAGCTGGATGACAGTGACAG CTACCACCCCCCGCCCACccaccccatcctcctctcctcccaaagccctcccccccactctcctcctccctctgtctgtctctgggttggtggctgctctctccatctctctgatcATTCTACTGGTCCTGTTCTGCAAGAGGAACAAAGATGGAGCAGCTGAACCCAGAGATGTTACGTATGATGACGTTAGAATCATACAGGAACCAGAACCCAGGAGaaggagag AGAAGTCTCCAGGAGCTGATCGAGTCGACTCTGCAGTGAagactgtagtactgtataagaCTCTAACATACAGCCATGTATAA